GATAGTTCTAAATCTGAAGATTCCTCGTCCATGTCCAGAGATAAATCGTCTAACTCTGCACCGGCTTCCTCATCGAGAGATAGTTCTAAATCTGAAGATTCCTCGTCCATGTTCAGAGATAAATCGTCTAACTCTGAATCCGCTTCCTCATCGAGAGATAGTTCTAAATCTAACGATTCCTCTTCCATGTCCAGAGATAAATCGTCTAGCTCTGAATCCGCTTCCTCATCGAGAGATAGTTCTAAATCTGAAGATTCCTCGTCCATGTCCAGAGATAAATCGTCTAACTCTGAATCCGCTTCCTCATCGAGAGATAGTTCTAAATCTGAAGATTCCTCGTCCATGTCCAGAGATAAATCGTCTAACTCTGCACCGGCTTCCTCATCGAGAGATAGTTCTAAATCTGAAGATTCCTCGTCCATGTTCAGAGATAAATCGTCTAACTCTGAATCCGCTTCCTCATCGAGAGATAGTTCTAAATCTGAAGATTCCTCGTCCATGTCCAGAGATAAATCGTCTAGCTCTGAATCCGCTTCCTCATCGAGAGATAGTTCTAAATCTGAAGATTCCTCGTCCATGTCCAGAGATAAATCGTCTAACTCTGAATCCGCTTCCTCATCGAGAGATAGTTCTAAATCTTCCACATCTTCCGTTTCTAGTTCCACAGAAGAAGAAATCTTCATCAGAGGACTTTCTACGGCTATTCCGTTATCTCGATCCTCAAAGAAATCATCTGATTCTGCCGATTTAGAGCGATCGCGGATCTCCGAACGATCGTTCGAGATAGTGAAGAAATCATCGACAACATCATCAGACTTGGATGAAAGTGAATCAATTTCATCCGATTCAGCAACCATCATCAAATCAAAAGCATCGAGTTCTTTCTCGCTGTTTTCTCCATCGCTCGTTATTGATTCAGACCAGACCGGATTTTCCTGGGAATCTCGCTCTAAATCGTTTAGAGATAACTCTTCTTCAGCATCACTATCTAACTGTTCGGTGTTTGTCTCTGCTAACAACAACTCGTCGTCACTTTCTAAATCACCGTCTGCAGGCATTTCTAGAGATAAATCCTCAATCTCTTCTGGCTCAATATTTTCTTGAATTTCTTGTAATGAATCCACTTCTAGAGATTCTAAGGTTTCAATAGGTTGACTCTCAGTTTCCTCTTCATCGATCGCTAAATCTAATGCGTCTTCCACCTCAGAATCTTCTCGGTCGTTTTCCTCAAATAAGTCCAGATTTATATCGTCAACATCGTCTTCTCTCTCGTTATCGTCGAAAAACTCTAAATCCAGAAGATCCATTTCATCATCAATTTCTTCTGTAGTTTCATCAACCCCGCGATCGATCGCGGGTTCGGAATAGAGAGTTGCGGCGTCCTCTAATTCGACTTCCGATAACCCATCAAAGAGTTCGTTCAGGTTCTGTAAATCTTTGTCAAATTCTTCTGAAGGGTTCTCCTCTTCTACTGGAAATAAGTCTTCTATTTCTTGCAGACTATCTTCCTCTTCTGGAAGTTCTAGCTCTAACTCCAACTCTGGAATTTCTGCCAAGTCTTCTTGACCGGAAATATCGGTTATATCTAAATCGATCTCCTCGTCTAAATCACCTTCATTTAATGATTCAAAATCGAGATCTAAGAAATCGTTAAATTCATTAGAATCTTCTAATTCACTCAAGTTGTTCTCTAACGGATTAGGAGAATTATCTGACATAATATTTTCCTCAATTTTTAATACTTCTTTTAATTTGCGATCGCCATCGTTGTCTGGAGTCGCCGGCAATTGACGATCGCTAACCCCATTGGCAGCATAGGCATTGATAGTGCCGAGGGATGATTCTTCCCAAGGGCGATCGTCTAAAAATTCGGATAAGTCGCTAAAATCTTCATTATCGGGGTATCCAATCATCCAAGTGTCATCGATCGCCGCCATGCCGGAGTCTGATTCCCAAGTTAGCTCGCTGTTTGGCTCTTCCCCGGCAAACAGATCGGCTAAGGTATTGAGTTCATTTTGCCCGACTTCAGGAATAGAGTATTGCTGAGAACTACTGGGGGGATCGATGCTAGTCGAAATCG
The Roseofilum casamattae BLCC-M143 genome window above contains:
- a CDS encoding Hpt domain-containing protein; amino-acid sequence: MEQDSLNRIMGYFLEEAKDHLSIIEQGLSNLEQTIHDVELVNEIFRAAHSIKGGAAMLGATAVQRTAHSLEDYFKVLKDNPTYATANLQSLLLRVFDGLSELVENLEEDESVREPKDASILKSLAPLLQELEQTLLTSSPAPVSANLADAPTMGWSLLENAEETPLAARALSSISDPEHSAKLLIFQSDIPRQLRELLQGFKQPDTPASRQHLQTLCESLKQAGENFDLWQWADLVTLVQGAIANTDSIYVHLAPVIIKDLKQARDLVLAGTPEKIQSSQDLLNLQQESLVDPASDPELQTLLGIGTEEETDRFETGEAGNISTPSPSISTSIDPPSSSQQYSIPEVGQNELNTLADLFAGEEPNSELTWESDSGMAAIDDTWMIGYPDNEDFSDLSEFLDDRPWEESSLGTINAYAANGVSDRQLPATPDNDGDRKLKEVLKIEENIMSDNSPNPLENNLSELEDSNEFNDFLDLDFESLNEGDLDEEIDLDITDISGQEDLAEIPELELELELPEEEDSLQEIEDLFPVEEENPSEEFDKDLQNLNELFDGLSEVELEDAATLYSEPAIDRGVDETTEEIDDEMDLLDLEFFDDNEREDDVDDINLDLFEENDREDSEVEDALDLAIDEEETESQPIETLESLEVDSLQEIQENIEPEEIEDLSLEMPADGDLESDDELLLAETNTEQLDSDAEEELSLNDLERDSQENPVWSESITSDGENSEKELDAFDLMMVAESDEIDSLSSKSDDVVDDFFTISNDRSEIRDRSKSAESDDFFEDRDNGIAVESPLMKISSSVELETEDVEDLELSLDEEADSELDDLSLDMDEESSDLELSLDEEADSELDDLSLDMDEESSDLELSLDEEADSELDDLSLNMDEESSDLELSLDEEAGAELDDLSLDMDEESSDLELSLDEEADSELDDLSLDMDEESSDLELSLDEEADSELDDLSLDMEEESLDLELSLDEEADSELDDLSLNMDEESSDLELSLDEEAGAELDDLSLDMDEESSDLELS